In Ipomoea triloba cultivar NCNSP0323 chromosome 7, ASM357664v1, a single genomic region encodes these proteins:
- the LOC116025177 gene encoding putative disease resistance protein At4g11170, which yields MTNGYEAKFIKKITEEVLRGVNRRTYMNVAKYPIGIESRVRDILHLLHYIKMLEIFGMGGVGKTTLAKAIYNLSFQKFEGCCFIANIRSQVSEGYNGLVRLQETLLCKTLNKKKLEIKNVDEGISLIKQRLRSKSVLIVLDDIDDTSQLESLAGQRNWFGSGSTIIITTRDVQLLSDLEAHEKYLVETLSPCESLKLLSSHAFGVPIPLEEYIDLSERIASYTGGLPLALTIIGSHLRGKSVQEWSDDAKKLRGMPHDDVQRILKISYDSLDDDTRNIFLDIACFFIGHDKNDTSMILEACGFYAKSGIRILIERCLLTTNGDGKFESLEMHDLVRDMGREIVRKESPREAGKQSRLIDPKDVFDVLHGNKGTEAIEGMIVNSDMLENVPLNTQVFKRMVKLRILILNGMCLSGSFKYLSNELRFFRLHNCNLSRIQSDFHCEKLVELDMEGSNIKEFQCSMEHFRWLRILKLDFCQQLKKTPNFTGSQTLHKVSFIRCSSLVKVHPSIGCLERLVELNFFGCKELKVLPSSICKLKSLEVLRLDECEKLRELPIDMGKLEQLRELLANGTAISHIPFSFGCLRNLKTLNLGKSKNCVLSKSKSQLLDNLSSPLFLSRRSRDGVGFFPPSVANLCSLEFLYLNDIYLHEVDLRITLENLTSLVSLDLSGSYYHQSLPFSLCHLSNLKFLSLNNLRNLRVLVELPPSLVNLSAENCVSLENIAVVSNLKRLEVLRIGNCKSLVVLRNMESLSSLVELDISNCISLVELPNMESLSSLEILGIRKCISLVELPNIESLSSLKCLNIRNCNALTIPDKYLHEEDFPIALRSLSSSLNEVDLMGRYYLQSLPLNLCHHSNLKYICLDDLQNLRLLPQLPPNLEILSTKNCVSLEKIADLSNLKRLHKLDIQNCKSLVELSGLESLESLIVLGIANCIGLRIPSIEKWFKAHSKGDSVDISLCASYWSVLCIFPKPSGDVQLQIMHSVIDPCSEIEGCNGIRLSARIKSSGAWIIKQQKYFNRKSESYTAICFDFPTMMGEVLEVCVELKDHVQIIFCLFEIHRNREGEVRFFPSTRGFIPA from the exons ATGACAAACGG gtATGAAGCAAAGTTCATCAAAAAAATTACTGAAGAGGTATTGAGGGGAGTAAATCGTCGTACATACATGAATGTTGCAAAGTATCCTATTGGAATTGAATCTCGTGTCAGAGATATACTTCATTTATTGCATTATATCAAGATGCTTGAAATCTTTGGCATGGGTGGTGTGGGAAAAACAACCCTTGCTAAAGCCATTTATAACTTGAGTTTTCAAAAGTTTGAAGGCTGCTGCTTTATTGCAAACATTAGATCACAAGTTTCTGAAGGGTACAATGGTTTAGTTCGTTTACAAGAGACACTTCTTTGCAAAACACTTAACAAAAAGAaacttgaaataaaaaatgttgatGAAGGAATAAGTTTGATAAAACAAAGACTGCGATCAAAAAGTGTTCTTATTGTTCTTGATGACATAGACGATACAAGTCAACTTGAATCATTAGCCGGACAACGGAATTGGTTTGGTTCAGGGAGCACAATTATAATAACAACTAGAGATGTTCAGTTGTTGAGTGACCTGGAAGCACACGAGAAGTACCTGGTAGAAACGTTAAGCCCTTGTGAATCCTTGAAACTCTTGAGTTCGCATGCTTTTGGTGTTCCTATACCATTAGAGGAGTATATTGACCTATCCGAAAGGATAGCAAGTTATACTGGTGGACTTCCACTAGCACTTACAATTATAGGTTCTCATTTGCGTGGAAAATCAGTGCAAGAATGGAGTGATGATGCTAAGAAATTAAGAGGGATGCCTCATGATGATGTTCAAAGaattcttaaaataagttatgatTCACTTGATGATGATACTCGAAATATCTTTCTTGATATTGCTTGTTTTTTTATTGGGCATGACAAAAATGACACTTCTATGATATTGGAAGCTTGTGGTTTTTATGCTAAAAGTGGAATAAGAATTTTGATTGAAAGATGCTTGTTGACAACAAATGGGGATGGAAAGTTTGAAAGTCTTGAGATGCATGATTTAGTACGAGATATGGGAAGAGAAATTGTTCGAAAGGAATCTCCACGAGAGGCTGGCAAACAAAGTAGATTAATTGACCCAAAGGATGTCTTCGATGTTCTTCACGGGAACAAG GGCACAGAAGCAATTGAAGGGATGATTGTTAATTCTGACATGCTAGAGAATGTGCCTTTGAATACACAAGTATTCAAAAGGATGGTAAAGTTACGAATACTCATATTGAATGGTATGTGTCTCAGCggatcttttaaatatttatcgAATGAACTTAGGTTTTTTAGATTACACAATTGCAACTTGAGTCGCATACAATCTGATTTTCACTGTGAGAAACTTGTTGAGTTAGACATGGAAGGTAGCAATATCAAAGAATTTCAATGCAGTATGGAG caTTTTAGATGGTTGAGGATCTTAAAGCTTGATTTCTGTCAACAACTTAAGAAAACCCCAAACTTCACTGGATCACAGACTCTTCATAAAGTATCCTTTATTCGTTGTTCAAGTTTGGTCAAGGTACACCCATCAATTGGATGTTTGGAGAGACTCGTTGAGTTAAATTTCTTCGGTTGCAAGGAACTCAAGGTTCTTCCAAGTAGCATTTGCAAGTTAAAGTCACTTGAAGTTTTACGCTTAGATGAATGCGAAAAACTGAGGGAGCTTCCAATTGACATGGGAAAATTAGAGCAACTAAGAGAGTTACTTGCTAATGGAACTGCCATCTCACATATACCATTTTCTTTCGGATGTTTGAGAAATCTAAAGACACTGAATCTGGGGAAGAGCAAGAATTGTGTactatcaaaatcaaaatctcaaCTTCTTGACAATTTATCATCACCTCTTTTTTTGTCAAGAAGAAGTCGTGATGGTGTTGGTTTCTTTCCACCTTCAGTTGCAAATTTGTGCTCTTTGGAATTTCTATATCTGAATGACATCTATCTACATGAAGTAGATCTTAGGATCACTCTTGAGAATTTGACCTCATTGGTATCTTTAGATTTATCAGGGAGTTATTATCATCAAAGCTTACCCTTTAGCCTTTGTCATCTTTCAAACTTGAAATTTCTATCCTTGAACAATTTGAGAAATCTTAGAGTACTTGTAGAACTTCCTCCTAGTTTGGTGAATCTCTCTGCAGAAAATTGTGTTTCATTGGAAAATATAGCAGTTGTATCAAACTTGAAGAGACTTGAAGTGTTGCGTATTGGGAATTGCAAAAGTTTGGTTGTGCTTCGAAACATGGAGAGTCTTTCATCCTTAGTAGAGCTTGACATAAGCAATTGCATAAGTTTGGTTGAGCTTCCGAACATGGAGAGTCTTTCATCCTTAGAAATTCTTGGCATAAGGAAATGCATAAGTTTGGTTGAGCTTCCGAACATAGAGAGTCTTTCATCCTTAAAATGTCTTAACATAAGGAATTGCAATGCTTTGACTATTCCTGACAAGTATTTGCATGAAGAAGATTTTCCAATTGCTCTTAGGAGTTTGTCCTCCTCGTTGAATGAAGTAGATTTAATGGGAAGATATTATCTTCAAAGTTTACCATTAAACCTTTGTCATCACTCCAATTTGAAGTATATCTGCTTAGACGATTTGCAGAATCTTAGATTACTTCCACAACTTCCTCCTAATTTGGAGATACTCTCTACAAAGAATTGTGTGTCATTAGAAAAGATAGCAGATCTATCCAACTTGAAAAGACTCCATAAACTAGATATTCAGAACTGTAAAAGTTTGGTTGAGCTTTCAGGCTTGGAGAGTCTTGAATCCTTAATTGTTCTTGGGATAGCAAATTGCATTGGTTTGAGGATTCCTTCAATTGAAAAGTGGTTCAAg GCACATTCTAAAGGTGACAGTGTCGATATTTCGCTTTGCGCGAGCTATTGGTCTGTACTCTGCATTTTTCCAAAACCTTCAGGGGATGTACAGCTTCAAATCATGCACAGTGTGATTGATCCCTGCAGTGAAATTGAGGGTTGCAATGGGATTCGTTTGAGTGCGAGAATCAAAAGCAGTGGTGCTTGGATTATAAagcaacaaaaatattttaacagaAAAAGCGAATCATATACTGCGATTTGTTTTGATTTTCCCACAATGATGGGAGAAGTATTGGAGGTCTGTGTAGAACTCAAGGATCATGTGCAGATCATATTTTGTCTATTTGAAATACATAGAAATAGAGAAGGCGAAGTgcgtttctttccatccacaagGGGATTCATTCCTGCCTGA
- the LOC116025185 gene encoding disease resistance protein RLM3-like gives MASSSSSSRSHSKYAVFLSFMGETRRSFSDHLYTSLWEAGVATFRKGNEISDELKQAIEGSEISVVVFSKNYAQSRWCLDELVKMVECKQKLGRKILPIFYHVTPSEVRKQTGEFGIALNQHIERFGEEIVNGWKAALTTVADLSAWDLEIMKDGQF, from the exons AtggcttcttcttcatcatcatcgcGTTCTCATTCGAAGTATGCTGTCTTCTTGAGCTTTATGGGCGAGACGCGGAG ATCATTCAGCGATCATCTCTACACAAGCTTATGGGAAGCTGGGGTTGCAACCTTTCGGAAAGGCAATGAAATTTCTGATGAGTTGAAGCAGGCCATTGAGGGGTCTGAGATATCCGTTGTTGTATTCTCCAAAAATTATGCCCAATCTAGATGGTGCCTTGACGAGCTGGTGAAAATGGTGGAGTGTAAACAGAAATTGGGACGAAAGATTCTTCCCATATTCTATCATGTAACTCCTTCGGAGGTTCGCAAACAGACAGGCGAGTTTGGCATCGCACTGAATCAACATATAGAGCGATTTGGAGAAGAAATAGTTAATGGGTGGAAAGCTGCACTTACTACAGTTGCTGATTTGTCTGCATGGGATTTAGAAATCATGAAAGACGGGCAATTTTag
- the LOC116025186 gene encoding TMV resistance protein N-like: protein MASSSSSSSSTTAWVYDVFLSFKGETRKSFTDHLYEDLCQAGINTFRDDEEIRKGENISAELLKAIEGSKISIILFSKTYAQSRWCLDELVKILDCKKNLQQVILPIFYNVDPSEVRKQTGEFGKALTQHRQRFDDQKVDE from the coding sequence atggcttcttcttcttcttcatcttcatccacTACTGCATGGGTGTATGATGTTTTCTTGAGTTTTAAAGGAGAGACACGAAAATCTTTTACTGATCACCTCTATGAAGATTTGTGTCAGGCTGGAATTAACACCTTTCGGGATGATGAAGAAATTCGAAAAGGTGAGAACATCTCTGCTGAGCTATTGAAGGCCATCGAGGGGTCCAAGATATCCATCATCCTATTTTCCAAAACATATGCTCAATCCAGATGGTGTCTTGATGAACTGGTGAAGATTCTAGACTGTAAGAAAAATTTGCAACAGGTGATTCTGCCTATATTCTACAACGTTGATCCTTCAGAGGTTCGTAAACAAACAGGTGAATTTGGTAAGGCGTTGACTCAACATCGACAACGATTTGATGATCAAAAAGTTGATGAGTGA